From the genome of Streptomyces sp. NBC_00659, one region includes:
- a CDS encoding Wzz/FepE/Etk N-terminal domain-containing protein, with protein MNDDTIRLVTIGRIIRRRWRLLTVLALVGALAGYGTSLLFPPRYTTSASVLLPGAWEERELVTQEEIATSSVVVDQAAAALHWSGVSNSELRDRVSAKTADGNIIKISGTAETPERAQQLADQVAKQFVTFAARIVDDNTDPEAAAQREALQQTVVQTSRRITELADAADPGQTVESVQARTELEKLRTTLQEAIGKLDQADPSAGRANMVVMGSAARPTGEAPPTRIQLVVAGALLFFLLGVVGHLTAARMSRRLRTQPEIAAALGAALLGTVDVPGERSAHRPEGRGPRATIRRLLGVDVRWDIPAPQASGDEVSRQIRYRRVCTRLRDLLPAPRGLLVVFPEGDEIARRAAGQLVAEAEGDPVLRMVGVSVSHPLVPDRGNESGALVVLSPGSWTAGELAGIAEACADAKYEIVGIVLAGMVRALPARSAGRPRNTSTPVLAVGHDAKGSSG; from the coding sequence TTGAACGATGACACGATACGCCTGGTCACGATCGGGCGGATCATCCGTCGGCGCTGGCGGCTCCTCACCGTCCTCGCCCTGGTGGGCGCGCTCGCCGGGTACGGCACGTCCTTGCTCTTCCCGCCGCGCTACACGACGTCGGCATCGGTACTGCTGCCGGGCGCCTGGGAGGAGCGCGAGCTGGTGACCCAGGAGGAGATCGCGACCAGTTCGGTCGTGGTCGACCAGGCGGCCGCCGCGCTGCACTGGTCCGGGGTCAGCAACAGCGAGCTCCGGGACCGGGTGAGCGCCAAGACCGCCGACGGGAACATCATCAAGATCTCGGGCACGGCCGAGACCCCGGAGCGCGCGCAGCAGCTCGCCGACCAGGTGGCCAAGCAGTTCGTCACGTTCGCCGCGCGGATCGTGGACGACAACACCGACCCCGAGGCGGCGGCGCAGCGCGAGGCACTGCAGCAGACGGTGGTGCAGACCAGCCGTCGCATCACCGAGCTGGCCGACGCCGCCGATCCGGGGCAGACCGTGGAGAGCGTGCAGGCCCGCACCGAGCTCGAGAAGCTGCGTACCACGCTCCAGGAGGCCATCGGCAAGCTGGACCAGGCCGACCCCTCCGCCGGCAGGGCCAACATGGTCGTGATGGGGTCGGCCGCCCGGCCGACCGGCGAGGCACCGCCGACCAGGATCCAGCTCGTCGTCGCCGGGGCGCTGCTGTTCTTCCTGCTCGGGGTCGTCGGCCATCTCACCGCGGCCCGGATGAGCCGCCGGCTGCGCACCCAGCCGGAGATCGCCGCGGCGCTGGGCGCGGCGCTGCTGGGGACCGTCGACGTTCCCGGTGAACGGTCCGCGCACCGGCCGGAGGGCCGTGGCCCGCGGGCCACGATCCGCCGGCTGCTGGGCGTCGACGTCCGCTGGGACATACCGGCCCCGCAGGCCTCCGGCGACGAGGTCAGCAGGCAGATCCGCTACCGGCGGGTGTGTACCCGTCTCCGGGACCTGCTGCCCGCTCCGCGGGGGCTGCTGGTCGTCTTCCCGGAAGGCGACGAGATCGCCCGCCGGGCCGCGGGTCAGCTCGTCGCGGAGGCGGAAGGCGATCCCGTGCTGCGGATGGTGGGGGTCTCCGTGTCCCATCCGCTGGTGCCGGACCGCGGCAACGAGTCCGGTGCCCTGGTCGTGCTCAGCCCGGGCAGCTGGACCGCGGGGGAGCTCGCGGGCATCGCCGAGGCCTGTGCGGACGCCAAGTACGAGATCGTCGGCATCGTCCTCGCCGGCATGGTCCGGGCCCTGCCGGCGCGGTCCGCCGGCCGTCCCCGGAACACCTCCACGCCGGTGCTCGCGGTCGGCCACGACGCGAAGGGAAGTTCAGGGTGA